In the genome of Bacillota bacterium, the window GGAGCGGCGGATCGCGGCCATCGAGGCGACGCTCCAGCACGCCCGCGTCGTCGACCACCGCGACGCCGACCCCGGCGCCGTGGCCGTCGGCTCCCGGGTGGAGGTGGAAGTGGAGGATCCCGAGGACCCCGGCCGCGAGGTCTTCGTCATCGTCGGCCCCTCCGAGGCCGATCCGGGGGCCGGCCGCATCTCCTACCAGTCGCCCGTTGGCGCGGCCCTGATGGGGCGCAGGGCCGGCGAGAGCGTGGAGGTGCGGCTGCCGGGAGGCGGCGTCGCGCGCTACCGGGTGGTCGCCGTCCGCTTCGAG includes:
- the greA gene encoding transcription elongation factor GreA — protein: MAEEVILTPEGLKKLESELEELKRRRLVVAARLHDARELGDLSENGEYQAAREEQGQLERRIAAIEATLQHARVVDHRDADPGAVAVGSRVEVEVEDPEDPGREVFVIVGPSEADPGAGRISYQSPVGAALMGRRAGESVEVRLPGGGVARYRVVAVRFEES